Genomic DNA from Paenibacillus borealis:
TAGAATGTAACCCAATATGAAAACCATGAAATTTCAGAAAAGGAGCAAAAACCATGTCGATAGCCAAGGTAAAAGAACATTTCCGTAAGTTCTCCCGCGAGCAGGATGTACAGGAGTTTGCTGCCTCCAGTGCTACTGTAGAGATGGCAGCCGCTGTGATTGGCGTCATTCCGGCCAGAATTGCCAAAACCCTCTCCTTCCGCGGCGTTCAGGAAGACGCTATTCTCATCGTTGCGGCTGGAGATGCCAAGATTGACAACAAGAAATTCAGAGAGACCTTCGGGTTCAAAGCGAGAATGCTGAATCCCGATGAGGTCCTTGAACAGACGGGACATGAGATCGGCGGGGTTTGTCCCTTCGGGCTGGCCCGTCCGCTGGAGGTATATCTGGATGAGTCCATGAAGCGGTTCAGCACGCTTTTCCCAGCCTGCGGCAGCACTAATTCCGCCATTGAATTGACTTGCGGTGAACTTGCGGAGTACTCTGGAAGCCGGGCATGGGTGGACGTCTGCAAAGGCTGGAATGAAGAACCTATAAGATCTCAGATCGGAGAAACCACCTGATTATGAAGCACGATATCACTAAGCCTGTACCCTCCCCCGGCAAGGAGCGTTTCCCTTTATCCCTGCTTGTGCTTACACTTGGCGCCTTTGCCATCGGCATGACCGAATTCATCATCATGGGACTGCTGCCCAATGTAGCCAGTGATCTCGGAGTCACCATCTCCCAGGCCGGCCAGCTGATTACAAGCTACGCACTGGGTGTGGCGATCGGAGCGCCTGTGCTGACGGTCTTCACCCACCGGCTGCCGCAGAAAAAACTGCTCGTCATCCTCATGGGTATTTTCATCTTCGGCAATGCTGTATCCGTAATTGCGCCGACCTATCCGCTGCTGATTATTGCCCGGGTATTAACCGCCTTCGCCCACGGAACCTTCCTCGGGGTCGGGACGATTATCGCAGCCCGGCTGGTCCGGCCGGAGAAACGGGCAGGCGCCGTGTCCATTGTACTGGCCGGGCTTACTGTCGCTAATATTATCGGCGTGCCTTTCGGAACCTTTATCGGCCAGCAGCTGGGCTGGAGAGCTTCCTTCGGCGCCATTACCGTACTGGGCATCATCTCCCTCTTCGGCATTATCCGCTTCATTCCGGTCATCGTTCAGGAGCAGACGGCTAACCTTGCCGAACAGGTGCGCGGGCTGGTGAATCCCAGGGTACTGCTGATTCTGCTTACGGGAGCACTGGGCTGCGGAAGCCTGTTTGCCTTGTTCACTTATATCACACCAATCCTGGAGGACATTACCGGCTTCGCCGAGCATAGTGTCACCTGGATTCTGGTGCTGTTCGGCCTCGGCGTTACGCTCGGAAATATCGCCGGCGGCAAGCTGGCCGATTGGAAGCTCATGCCTTCCCTGATCGTCAACTTCGCCGTACTGGCCGGCATTATCGCGCTGTTCCCGCTGACGCTGCATCATCCGGTCCTTGCCATTGTCAACGTCTTTCTCTGGGGAATCGCCGCCTTCGGCATCATGCCCGGCATTCAGCTGCGCATCATGAACCTGGCGCATAAAGCACCGCTGCTGGCCACCACCTCCAGCCACTCGGCGCTGAATCTGGGCAATGCAGCCGGAGCTTATCTCGGCGGAGTAACCATCAACACACTGGGCATCGCCTCCATTCCACGGCTGGCCTCGGGACTTGCCGTTCTGGCCCTGTGCGGCGCCTGGCTTAGCTATCTGTCCACCCGCAACGATAAGTCGGAGCATAGACTTGCGGCCGAAATTGGCAAATCGGCCTGATGAATCCGCAGACTTATCCTTGAAATACTGCCGCTTATAACGATAAGGCCGAAATCCTGTGAAGGACTCCGGCCTTATTTATGTTATCTGTATCTTTTGCGGATATGCTGATGCCTGTTCACCGTTTCCTGCTTACGATTCCTGTTTACTGGCTGCTGCTGTTAGCCGGGTTGCTCTCTGCATCCCGGATATTCACAATTTGCGCAACCTCCCGCGTGATTTGTTCGCCGCCCAAACTTTTCCACTTCGTAGTGAACTCGTCAAACGAGCTCAGCGGCGCATCGCCGACGATAATGTTAAGGAAGGTCTCACTCTCCAGCTTCTGCAGAGCCGGCCACTTAGTCCCCATATGCAGCGTACTTCCGTAATACACACTGCGCACTCCCTCAACGGCTGTTGTGGACAATACGGCTACCCCGTATTTGTAGGCGTTGGCCGCCTTCCAGCCCTCCAGATTCTTCTTCGGCTGCTCTTCCTCGGCGAGCCAGCGATCATAGATCAGCCGGGTATCCGGATCAAGCGCATCCGGGTCAATCTTGCCGTGCAGCGCCTGCTGAATATCCGCATAATGCTTCTCGATGGCATCGCTATAGTCAATCAGCAGATCGAACGGATAATACGCCCGCGGCTGAATACCGGTCTGTGCTGCGAAATCATCCAGCTTCCCGACCTTCTCCACATTCGGATCGCGCCTTCTTTCCAGCCGGGTAAATACATTCAGCAGCTTCACTACAGCTTCGGGATGCGCGTAGCCTTTGCGGACAACCAGATACCGGTCCGTGACCGGAGCCATATGGGCCACGAATTTGCCGGATTCATCCAGCGGCGCGGCATAAGCCCGCCATTCCGCTTTGGTATCCTGTGCAACCGCCTCTGACAAAGGGTAGAAGGGCATCCACCAAGGGCCGAAGAAGATTCCGGCCTTGCCGGCAATAATCGGCTCCTGGGTTTCTTTGTACAGCGCAAACTCAGGATCAATTAACCCCTGTTTGTACCATGCGGCAAGCTTGCCCAGTGCTTGGCGTGTCTCCGGGGTGACTGATCCGTAGACTACGGCTCCGCTGCTGTCCTTGATCCAGTTGGTGGGGAAGGAATGAAAAGAGCTGAATACCGCATCCAGACCGTTCACATACGGCTTGGTCCCATACACAATATTCTTGTAGGCGCTGATGCCCACCGTATCGCGCTTGCCGTTGCCGTCCGGATCCTTGTCGATAAAGGCTCTGGCGATCGCCTCTATATCCCCAAGCGTCCGCGGAGCCGGCAGCTCCAGCCGGTCCAGCCAGTCCTGGCGGACCCACAGCAGGGAGGTCGAATCTGCATGAATGGCTACATTCGGCAGTCCATACAATCTTCCGCCCCGCTGCGCGTCGGCGAGGGCTTCACCGTGAGTTGAATCATACATGTCCTTAATCAGCTCAGAGCCGTACTGCTCATAAGTATCCGTCAGATCCTCAATCATATCGCTTGCGATCAGCTTGCTGAGCTGATCCCGGTCCACCACCATCGCATCCGGCAGGTCATTGCTGTCAATGGCCAGCTGAGCCTTTTGCGTGAAGGGCTCTTCCCCTTTCGCTTCCCAGGAATGAATGACCTTGATGTTCGTCAGGCTCTCCAGATAACGGGAGATCGGATTATTATCATTGCTGTCGCCTGTAGTCAGCCGGGAATCCGGCACCTTGAAGCCGATCCGCATGACGACCGGCTCCTCATACCGGCCGTAAGCAACATCATCTGCCGCTTGGACATCTTGTGGCGGGCCTTCATTCGCGGATTCTCCGGCACCGCTGCTGCGGCAGGCGGCAAGACAGAACAGCAGCAGTACTGGAAGCGCAACTCTAAAGATCCTTTTCACCGCTCCGCCATCCCTTCTGCACGGTATTCGCTGGGCAGCTTGCCTACATGTTCCCGGAACAGCCTGCTGAAATAGCGGTCATCCTCAAACCCGGATCTGCAGGCGATTTCGCACACTGGAGCATGAGTTTCGCGCAGCAGTGATTTGGCCAGCTCCAGCCGCATGCTCCGCAGGCTATCCCCGAAGGTCTCTCCGGCAAACCTGGCAAAGCATTGGCTGAAATAGCCGCGGCTCATATTAATGGCGGCGGCTACGTCGCCCTGATTGATTTTATCCCCTGCATGGCTTTTCATATAGTCGACAGCGCTAATCAGGCAGAACATCACTTCCTTGCTGAGCCCCAGCTCAATCATCCGCTGCTGGACATGACCGGAGAACTGGCGCAGCCAGCTTTTCCATTGGCACCAGGTCCGGTTACGGAGCGCCGCAAGCTCCAGCTCCGCCGCTTCGTCCGGCTTAATCAGCAGTCTGCTCCAGTTGCGCAGCAGCTCCCTTCCAAACCCTTCAACCTCCTCCTGGCGCGGCTGCTCAGACCGCACGGCTGCAGTGAAACTATCCCAGGCTCCCCGATCAAGCGTCCACCGGAGATTCCTTGCATTCACCAGTGGCTCCCCATGCTCTGCAGCATCAGCGGGACGATGCCTTCCGGCCAGCGCCTTCAGTTCAACATAGTTCAGGCTCGGGAGCACATCGCCTCCGGAATCATAGAACAGCGCCTGCGGAACCGTCCGTTCCAGAACCTCCTCCAGCTCCTTCAGCGGCTGATCACGCACGCCTTCCACAAGTGCAGTGGCCCAGCTTGCCCCCAGCACAGCCCCCAGCTCACGCCGGATTTCATCCACCGGCACACGGCCGGGAAGCGGGGTCAGCCATAGGTTCTGGAAGGAGATCAGCGGATGGTTCTTCACGAGTGACAGCTCAAACAGATCCGCTTCGTTTCCTTCAGGCTCCAGCGGCAGATAGAGCAGAGCCTTGCCCGCAGACATAACCTTCAGCTCGCCGGGTGCCAAAGCGCCCCTGTTCCCGTCCTCCCACCTGATCCGCTCCACGAGCCTGCGGATGGTTTCGTCGGCATTCTCCACCTCCAGCAGCGTTTTCACAATGTAATCGACCGCTCCCAGCCGCAATGCCTCCTGCACATAATCGAATTCATGATGGCAGGTAAGCACCACACAGCGGACAGCCGGAAACCGCAGCCTGACCTGGCGGATCAGCTCGAACCCGGTCATGCCCGGCATAGTAAGATCCACGAACAGCAGATCCGTCTCCTGCTGGCGGAGCAGTTCCAGTGCAGCATTGCCGTCTCCGGCCTCACCGGTGATCACCACCCCGAAGGACGGCCAGTCAATCAGCGAGATGAAGCCTTTGCGCACCAGCCGCTCGTCATCCACGACCACAGCTTTAATCATTGAAGTCCTCCTTGCCCATAATGGGTATGATGATCGATACCGTTGTCCCGCCGCTCTCCCCGCTGAGAATCTCCAGGATCATGTGCTCCCCGTAATACATGCGCAGCATCCGCATAACATAAGCGAAGCCGATGCCAAGGCCCCGCCTCCGCACGGTCTCCTCCGCGAGCAGCTCCTCAATCTTCGCCTGATCCATGCCCGCACCGTTGTCCTGTACAATGAGCTGCACTTCACCTGCCCCATGCGCGGTAATGATGACATCCACCTTGCCGTTGTCACTCAGTCCGTGATAGATGGAATTCTCGACCAGCGGCTGCAGCAGGAACCGGGGAACCGCAGCGGACAGCACCTCCGGATCGGCCTCTACATTGAACTCGAATTCGTAATCATAACGGATGCGCTGCAGCTCCATATAGTTGCGGATCGCTTCAATCTCCTCGCCGATGGTGACGATGATGCTCTGCTTGCCGAGGTTATAATGCAGCACCTTTACCAGCAGGGTGACCAGCTTGTCAATCTCCTTCTGTCCGTTCAGCCGGGCAAGCCACTGCACCGTATTGAGCGTATTGTGCAGGAAATGCGGATTGATCTGGCTGAGCAGCTTCTCAATTTCAAATTGGCTTTTCTGCTTCTCATTGCGGGCTACAGCCTGAATCAGCTCGTTGACCTGATCCTTCATCTGCTGAAAGTTGCTCAGTACGAAATCAAACTCCTCTACGTTCGTGAACGCTACCGGGGTGGTAACATTCTCCGCCATGCGGATAATTTCCAGATTGACCTTGCGCAGCGGACCATAAATCCGCCTCCAGATCAGCCAGGCCAGAAATCCCGCGAACAGGAGGGTGAACAGCGCCAGCAGAATCATTTTGTAGATCCAGGTGTAAATCTCGCTGTTGAACACCGACCGTTTGACCACGGCTACAAGCTTCCAGCCCTGCGGGCTCTCATAGCGGAACAGATGGTAGCCATCCAGCACCTCATGCGCAGATCCCCCGCTCCGGCCGGCCTGTTTCACGATCCTCTCCGGTAATTCACCGTCAATGACATGAGTAAGGGTACCGCTCTGATTCACCAGAAGATGATTGACCTTCATCCCGTAGGCTTCCTGATTGAAAATTTTGCGCAGCAGACTGTAATTGGTCTCCAGATAGATATACAGCTCATGCTGGCCGTTCACCCGCACAATCCGCCGCTCCGAGAAGACGACATTATCGCCGACAGCATACATCGTGCCATGCGGACCATAATAATCAGCCCCGTTATAGCGCATGAAGGAAGGCAGTCTGCTGATATCGAAGCCCCGCCGTGTGCTCATATTGGTGAACAGCACCGGATCTTCACTTCCAGGCATGATGTAGGCGGTCAACCCGATATAGGGATTGGTGAAATTGACCAGATTGATCTTCTGATTAATCGAATTCATCATTTGCGACTTGCGGTAGATCTGCTTCTCCTGCAGAAAAGAAGACATCTCCTCCACAATCTGTCCGTCCAGCGCAAACTGCTTGGAGGCGAAATCCAGATTGTCGATGGCATTCTCCAGGCTCAGCGCTTCCTGGCGCAGACTGGCACTGATGCCGCTGCCGATTTTGCCGGACAGGATGGAATAGATGGAAGTGTAGGATATGAAGCCGACGATCAGCAGCGGCAGCAGCGTACCGATCAGCAAATAAATCACCAAAGTAGTCCGCAGGGACTTCCCCTTCGGCGGATGGCCTGCTTGCTTCTTTCCAGGCATGGGCCGGACCTCATCTCTTAATGTAAGCGTTTCAATCTATAGCATCAGAATACCAGATTTTTCTTGTTCTGAAAATAAGAAGGCAGAACAGCCCGGTCGCTGCCCTGCCTATTCCCTATCCGCTTACGCTTACTTCACACTTTTGCGGGCTTCGAACAGCTCTTCCGCTTTCTTCACCGAGAAGTCCATCACGTCCTGATAGCCGAGTCCGTTAACTTTGTCATGCATTTCTTTGTTCAGCTTGTCGTATTCCGCCTGATTCTTGGCGAAGACCATCTTCCAGGAAATCTGCTGGATCACGGTACCGATCTGCTTGTTCTTCTGCTCCAGCGTTTTGTCCATCGTCAGCGGCTCTTTGCCGGTGAAGCCCTGTGGAGCTACGGCGAGCAGATTATTTTTCTCGAAATATTCCTTGGCGGTAAGCACGCCCATCTTCGCTCTCCAGTCACTGTCAAGCTTCGACGGATTGCGTTCCAGTGTGGTCTGCCACAGATTGTGGTCATACGGCTCATTCGTAGCCGGATTCACCATCGCCGGAA
This window encodes:
- a CDS encoding response regulator transcription factor, with product MIKAVVVDDERLVRKGFISLIDWPSFGVVITGEAGDGNAALELLRQQETDLLFVDLTMPGMTGFELIRQVRLRFPAVRCVVLTCHHEFDYVQEALRLGAVDYIVKTLLEVENADETIRRLVERIRWEDGNRGALAPGELKVMSAGKALLYLPLEPEGNEADLFELSLVKNHPLISFQNLWLTPLPGRVPVDEIRRELGAVLGASWATALVEGVRDQPLKELEEVLERTVPQALFYDSGGDVLPSLNYVELKALAGRHRPADAAEHGEPLVNARNLRWTLDRGAWDSFTAAVRSEQPRQEEVEGFGRELLRNWSRLLIKPDEAAELELAALRNRTWCQWKSWLRQFSGHVQQRMIELGLSKEVMFCLISAVDYMKSHAGDKINQGDVAAAINMSRGYFSQCFARFAGETFGDSLRSMRLELAKSLLRETHAPVCEIACRSGFEDDRYFSRLFREHVGKLPSEYRAEGMAER
- a CDS encoding sensor histidine kinase, which encodes MPGKKQAGHPPKGKSLRTTLVIYLLIGTLLPLLIVGFISYTSIYSILSGKIGSGISASLRQEALSLENAIDNLDFASKQFALDGQIVEEMSSFLQEKQIYRKSQMMNSINQKINLVNFTNPYIGLTAYIMPGSEDPVLFTNMSTRRGFDISRLPSFMRYNGADYYGPHGTMYAVGDNVVFSERRIVRVNGQHELYIYLETNYSLLRKIFNQEAYGMKVNHLLVNQSGTLTHVIDGELPERIVKQAGRSGGSAHEVLDGYHLFRYESPQGWKLVAVVKRSVFNSEIYTWIYKMILLALFTLLFAGFLAWLIWRRIYGPLRKVNLEIIRMAENVTTPVAFTNVEEFDFVLSNFQQMKDQVNELIQAVARNEKQKSQFEIEKLLSQINPHFLHNTLNTVQWLARLNGQKEIDKLVTLLVKVLHYNLGKQSIIVTIGEEIEAIRNYMELQRIRYDYEFEFNVEADPEVLSAAVPRFLLQPLVENSIYHGLSDNGKVDVIITAHGAGEVQLIVQDNGAGMDQAKIEELLAEETVRRRGLGIGFAYVMRMLRMYYGEHMILEILSGESGGTTVSIIIPIMGKEDFND
- a CDS encoding MFS transporter, translated to MKHDITKPVPSPGKERFPLSLLVLTLGAFAIGMTEFIIMGLLPNVASDLGVTISQAGQLITSYALGVAIGAPVLTVFTHRLPQKKLLVILMGIFIFGNAVSVIAPTYPLLIIARVLTAFAHGTFLGVGTIIAARLVRPEKRAGAVSIVLAGLTVANIIGVPFGTFIGQQLGWRASFGAITVLGIISLFGIIRFIPVIVQEQTANLAEQVRGLVNPRVLLILLTGALGCGSLFALFTYITPILEDITGFAEHSVTWILVLFGLGVTLGNIAGGKLADWKLMPSLIVNFAVLAGIIALFPLTLHHPVLAIVNVFLWGIAAFGIMPGIQLRIMNLAHKAPLLATTSSHSALNLGNAAGAYLGGVTINTLGIASIPRLASGLAVLALCGAWLSYLSTRNDKSEHRLAAEIGKSA
- a CDS encoding YbaK/EbsC family protein — encoded protein: MSIAKVKEHFRKFSREQDVQEFAASSATVEMAAAVIGVIPARIAKTLSFRGVQEDAILIVAAGDAKIDNKKFRETFGFKARMLNPDEVLEQTGHEIGGVCPFGLARPLEVYLDESMKRFSTLFPACGSTNSAIELTCGELAEYSGSRAWVDVCKGWNEEPIRSQIGETT
- a CDS encoding extracellular solute-binding protein, giving the protein MKRIFRVALPVLLLFCLAACRSSGAGESANEGPPQDVQAADDVAYGRYEEPVVMRIGFKVPDSRLTTGDSNDNNPISRYLESLTNIKVIHSWEAKGEEPFTQKAQLAIDSNDLPDAMVVDRDQLSKLIASDMIEDLTDTYEQYGSELIKDMYDSTHGEALADAQRGGRLYGLPNVAIHADSTSLLWVRQDWLDRLELPAPRTLGDIEAIARAFIDKDPDGNGKRDTVGISAYKNIVYGTKPYVNGLDAVFSSFHSFPTNWIKDSSGAVVYGSVTPETRQALGKLAAWYKQGLIDPEFALYKETQEPIIAGKAGIFFGPWWMPFYPLSEAVAQDTKAEWRAYAAPLDESGKFVAHMAPVTDRYLVVRKGYAHPEAVVKLLNVFTRLERRRDPNVEKVGKLDDFAAQTGIQPRAYYPFDLLIDYSDAIEKHYADIQQALHGKIDPDALDPDTRLIYDRWLAEEEQPKKNLEGWKAANAYKYGVAVLSTTAVEGVRSVYYGSTLHMGTKWPALQKLESETFLNIIVGDAPLSSFDEFTTKWKSLGGEQITREVAQIVNIRDAESNPANSSSQ